The Microcoleus sp. AS-A8 genome contains a region encoding:
- a CDS encoding DUF928 domain-containing protein, whose protein sequence is MACQNERRSISFFSVSLSLNLMLIAGLAIQVGAQSAPVIPGKTIVSVTFEPLRDGKPDDSAGGASRNGGICPQDTQLLGPSVTPLRPATHSELTVSEHPTFFVYVPQTSAGKALFVLKDDNEDYYYQKIIPMNRSGGIVSFKLPEDAPKIEVGKTYQWSFVMMCGETIRPDNPTVEGRIQRIAPNPALSSQLKSLSAVERAALYGKNGIWYDTLTSLAQQRRSQPKDSTLAATWEKLLKSVGLEAIATKPLLQ, encoded by the coding sequence ATGGCTTGCCAAAATGAACGTCGATCTATAAGTTTTTTTTCAGTGAGTTTATCCTTGAACCTGATGCTGATCGCTGGCTTAGCCATACAAGTAGGGGCGCAGTCAGCTCCAGTGATACCTGGAAAAACTATTGTCAGTGTGACCTTTGAGCCTCTCAGAGATGGCAAACCCGACGATTCAGCGGGAGGGGCATCCCGTAATGGTGGGATATGTCCTCAAGATACACAATTGTTAGGCCCATCCGTTACTCCATTGAGACCGGCGACTCACTCAGAATTGACCGTATCAGAGCATCCCACATTCTTTGTTTATGTGCCTCAAACTTCCGCCGGAAAGGCGCTTTTTGTTCTTAAGGATGACAACGAAGATTATTACTATCAAAAAATAATTCCAATGAATCGCTCTGGGGGTATTGTTAGCTTCAAACTTCCAGAGGATGCTCCAAAAATTGAGGTCGGTAAGACTTATCAATGGTCTTTTGTGATGATGTGTGGAGAGACAATCCGACCGGATAATCCGACTGTAGAAGGTCGAATCCAGCGAATTGCACCGAACCCAGCTTTGAGCAGTCAGCTCAAGAGTTTGTCCGCAGTGGAACGTGCTGCCTTGTATGGCAAAAATGGAATTTGGTACGATACGCTGACCAGCCTCGCCCAACAAAGGCGATCGCAACCGAAGGATTCAACCTTAGCCGCTACCTGGGAAAAGTTGTTAAAATCAGTGGGTCTGGAGGCGATCGCAACAAAGCCGCTATTACAATAG
- a CDS encoding CHAT domain-containing protein: MTRLRQFSPIHKSWSIVRRRISHFILGLLTLSLITVVLPVAAQHSPIASIEQHTTHASTQLEQGRTLYEAGQIADAVAVWQQAAQDYEAKGDRLNQALSLNYLSLAYQDLGQWQNAQKAISQSLELMPPKESFTLAQVLNTQGSLQLALGKAEAALDTWKQAEHAYQSAGDEVGVIGTQINQAQALQTLGLYRRAKTNLEQVNQKLQTQPDSLLKAAGLRSLGVALQVVGDLQKSQEVLEQSLAIQERLHSAGDTSATLFSLGNTHRALQDYPKAKKLYQKAAKKATNPLSQLEAQLNQLSLLVQTEQWQAAQALLPTIQTNLTQLPPSRSAVYAQVNLAESLIKLSALTGKVERSPNPQPSSTALTDMAQLLAKAVQQARMLKDSRAESYALGELAHLYEYTQNFPEAQKLTQDALNLAQAINASDITYRWQWQLGRIHKHQGELKGGLTQPHTVQALAAYTEAVKALQSLRSDLVAINPDVQFSFRESVEPIYRELVELLLQSLPEQDQVSRQENLKQARQVIESLQLAELDNFFREACLDNSKPEQIDRVDPTAAVIYPIILSDHFAVILSRPGQPLSYYQTQLRQSEVEGILEQFLQSLNRSFSNKQRLRFAQQVYDWLIRPAEAQLAESGVKTLVFVLDGSLRNLPMAALHDGKQYLVENYSIALSQGLQLLEPRSLARNRLTALTGGLTEARQGFAALPGVKSELQQISSEVRSEVLLNQEFTQKRLEKKISELPFPVIHLATHAQFSSKAEDTFLLTWDGRIKVKDFDELLQSRERQNQNPIELLVLSACQTAAGDKRATLGLAGLAVRSGARSTLATLWSVSDESTAEFMAEFYRELFQTQVSKAEAVRQSQLILLKKSKYEHPYYWAPFVLVGNWL, from the coding sequence ATGACAAGACTTCGCCAATTTTCCCCGATACACAAGAGTTGGTCTATTGTGAGACGGCGTATTTCACACTTTATCCTGGGACTGCTGACCCTATCCCTAATTACAGTCGTCTTACCTGTCGCCGCGCAGCATTCTCCCATTGCCTCAATAGAACAGCACACAACTCATGCTTCAACCCAACTCGAACAAGGCAGAACCCTCTATGAGGCAGGACAGATTGCTGATGCTGTTGCGGTTTGGCAACAGGCAGCTCAGGATTACGAAGCAAAAGGCGATCGCCTCAATCAAGCCCTCAGTCTGAACTATCTCTCGCTAGCTTATCAAGACTTAGGACAATGGCAAAATGCCCAGAAAGCGATTTCCCAAAGCCTAGAACTCATGCCCCCTAAAGAGTCGTTCACTCTTGCCCAAGTCCTCAATACCCAAGGCAGTCTCCAACTCGCCTTAGGAAAAGCCGAAGCCGCTCTCGATACCTGGAAACAAGCCGAACACGCCTACCAATCGGCTGGGGATGAAGTTGGTGTGATTGGCACTCAAATTAACCAAGCCCAAGCTCTACAAACGTTAGGACTGTACAGACGGGCAAAGACTAACTTAGAGCAGGTGAATCAAAAGCTGCAAACTCAACCCGATTCCCTGCTGAAAGCCGCAGGACTGCGAAGTTTAGGTGTTGCCCTGCAAGTGGTGGGAGACTTACAAAAATCTCAAGAAGTCTTAGAACAAAGTTTAGCAATTCAAGAGCGCCTGCATTCTGCCGGGGATACCAGCGCCACGCTCTTTAGTTTAGGGAATACGCATCGAGCTTTACAAGATTATCCAAAAGCCAAGAAACTATATCAAAAAGCGGCTAAAAAAGCAACAAACCCACTCAGCCAACTGGAAGCGCAACTCAACCAACTGAGCCTGCTGGTTCAAACCGAACAGTGGCAAGCGGCGCAAGCTCTGTTACCCACCATTCAGACGAACCTCACTCAACTACCCCCTAGTCGTTCGGCTGTCTACGCTCAAGTGAATCTGGCTGAAAGCTTGATCAAATTGTCGGCGCTCACAGGTAAGGTTGAACGTTCTCCAAACCCTCAGCCATCTTCAACCGCGTTAACGGATATGGCTCAACTTTTAGCCAAAGCTGTCCAACAGGCGAGGATGCTGAAAGACTCAAGAGCCGAATCTTACGCTCTTGGGGAGTTGGCACATCTGTATGAATACACACAGAACTTTCCAGAAGCGCAAAAACTGACTCAAGATGCTCTCAATCTGGCTCAGGCAATTAATGCGTCGGATATTACCTATCGTTGGCAGTGGCAACTCGGTCGAATTCATAAACATCAAGGAGAACTTAAGGGAGGATTAACCCAGCCGCATACGGTTCAAGCGCTTGCTGCGTACACTGAAGCTGTCAAAGCTCTACAATCCCTTCGCAGCGATTTGGTGGCAATTAATCCTGATGTACAGTTTTCTTTCCGGGAGAGTGTTGAACCTATCTATCGCGAACTTGTGGAATTGCTTCTGCAATCCCTGCCTGAGCAAGATCAAGTCTCCAGGCAAGAAAACCTCAAACAAGCCCGCCAAGTGATTGAATCGCTCCAGCTCGCTGAATTAGATAATTTCTTTCGGGAAGCCTGCTTGGATAATAGCAAACCTGAGCAGATTGACCGGGTCGATCCCACGGCGGCGGTCATCTATCCGATTATTTTGTCAGACCACTTCGCGGTTATCCTCTCCCGTCCAGGGCAACCCTTGAGCTACTACCAAACTCAGTTACGCCAAAGTGAAGTTGAAGGCATTCTGGAGCAATTCTTACAATCTTTGAACCGCTCCTTCTCTAACAAACAGCGTTTGCGCTTTGCACAACAAGTTTATGACTGGCTAATTCGACCGGCTGAGGCTCAGTTAGCGGAAAGCGGCGTTAAAACCCTAGTCTTTGTCCTAGATGGTTCTCTGCGGAATCTGCCTATGGCAGCCCTCCACGATGGAAAACAGTATCTTGTGGAGAACTATAGCATTGCTCTTAGCCAAGGGTTGCAGTTGCTAGAACCGCGATCGCTCGCTCGGAATCGCCTCACTGCCTTAACTGGGGGACTGACTGAGGCTCGTCAAGGCTTTGCCGCCTTGCCAGGAGTCAAGTCTGAACTCCAGCAAATTTCCTCTGAGGTGCGTTCTGAGGTGCTGCTTAATCAGGAATTTACTCAGAAACGTCTGGAAAAGAAGATTAGTGAACTGCCGTTTCCCGTGATCCACCTCGCTACTCATGCTCAGTTTAGTTCCAAGGCCGAGGATACCTTTCTCCTCACTTGGGATGGTCGAATTAAGGTCAAGGATTTCGATGAATTATTGCAATCTAGAGAACGGCAAAACCAGAACCCCATTGAATTACTGGTTCTGAGTGCCTGCCAAACGGCAGCGGGTGACAAGCGGGCAACGTTGGGATTAGCCGGATTAGCCGTGAGGTCTGGGGCACGTAGTACCTTAGCCACTCTATGGTCAGTGTCCGACGAATCCACCGCCGAATTCATGGCTGAATTTTATCGAGAGCTATTTCAAACTCAGGTGAGCAAAGCTGAGGCGGTTCGTCAGTCTCAGCTCATATTGTTAAAAAAATCTAAATACGAGCATCCTTATTACTGGGCACCTTTTGTTCTGGTCGGTAATTGGCTTTGA
- a CDS encoding TIGR04376 family protein, protein MGLFDDFNRFLEDRLEEFLRNNPHLELQALEEQLREQEEDSLRLIADLKQQQKNLQDEILAIAQDIQRWHERVEKAQSHGRQDLAQAAQEREATLLRQGNQRWGQMEGVKQRIQQSQELIRQIQTRRQEVRTKAKEVEAARASNQDQSKVETFGWNQSSSRQSYNGPDPLDDQFRRWELQEELDQMKRNMGR, encoded by the coding sequence GTGGGTTTATTTGATGATTTCAATCGGTTTCTGGAAGACCGCCTAGAGGAGTTTCTCCGCAATAATCCTCATCTAGAGTTACAGGCACTTGAAGAACAGCTGCGGGAGCAGGAAGAGGACTCACTCAGGCTGATTGCGGACTTAAAGCAGCAGCAAAAAAATTTGCAAGACGAAATTTTAGCGATCGCGCAAGACATCCAGCGCTGGCATGAGCGCGTCGAAAAAGCCCAGTCTCACGGCAGACAAGATTTGGCTCAAGCCGCTCAAGAGCGAGAAGCCACTCTCCTACGTCAGGGGAACCAGCGCTGGGGACAGATGGAAGGCGTCAAACAGCGAATTCAACAATCTCAGGAACTGATTCGTCAGATTCAAACGCGTCGGCAGGAAGTCCGCACCAAAGCCAAAGAGGTAGAGGCGGCGCGTGCTAGTAATCAGGATCAGAGCAAAGTAGAGACTTTTGGTTGGAACCAGAGTAGCAGCCGCCAGAGCTACAATGGCCCAGATCCCTTAGATGACCAGTTTAGACGTTGGGAATTGCAAGAAGAGTTAGACCAGATGAAGCGGAATATGGGTCGCTGA
- a CDS encoding phosphoribulokinase, which produces MTTQPDRAVLIGVAGDSGCGKSTFLRRLIDLFGEEFMTVICLDDYHCLDRKQRKEQGVTALNPKANNFDLMYEQIKALKEGQAIDKPIYNHETGELDPPERVEPNKIIVIEGLHPLYDERVRSLIDFGVYLDISDEVKVNWKIQRDMAERGHRYEDVIAAINARRPDFSAYIEPQKEFADVVIQILPTQLLPDDKESKILRVRLLQKDNVEGFDPVYLFDEGSTIDWRPCGRKLTCAYPGIKLFYGPDSYYGHDVSVLEVDGQFDNLEEMIYIESHLSNTSTKFYGEMTELMLKHPDYPGSNNGSGLFQVLVGLKMRATYERLTASKSPAVAKV; this is translated from the coding sequence ATGACCACTCAGCCGGATCGCGCGGTATTAATTGGTGTAGCTGGAGACTCTGGATGCGGTAAGTCAACATTTCTGCGCCGCTTGATAGATTTATTTGGCGAAGAGTTCATGACGGTTATCTGTCTAGACGATTATCACTGTCTAGACCGAAAACAGCGCAAAGAACAAGGGGTGACCGCCCTAAATCCTAAAGCGAACAACTTTGACCTGATGTATGAGCAAATCAAAGCGCTCAAGGAAGGTCAAGCCATTGACAAGCCAATCTACAACCATGAAACGGGCGAACTTGATCCACCAGAGCGGGTCGAGCCGAATAAAATCATCGTGATTGAGGGGCTTCATCCTCTGTATGACGAACGGGTGCGATCGCTAATTGATTTCGGCGTATACCTGGACATCAGTGATGAAGTCAAAGTCAACTGGAAAATCCAGCGAGACATGGCTGAGCGGGGACACCGCTACGAGGATGTTATTGCCGCGATTAATGCCAGACGCCCTGACTTTTCGGCTTACATTGAGCCTCAGAAAGAATTCGCTGACGTTGTGATTCAAATCTTGCCGACGCAGCTTCTGCCAGATGACAAGGAGAGCAAGATCCTGCGCGTCCGCCTGCTACAGAAGGATAACGTGGAAGGCTTCGATCCAGTCTATCTGTTTGATGAAGGGTCAACCATTGACTGGAGACCTTGCGGTCGCAAGCTGACCTGTGCTTATCCTGGCATCAAACTCTTCTACGGCCCCGATTCTTACTACGGTCATGATGTCTCCGTCTTAGAAGTGGATGGTCAGTTTGACAATCTAGAGGAGATGATCTACATCGAAAGTCACCTCAGCAATACCTCGACCAAGTTCTATGGTGAGATGACCGAGCTGATGCTCAAGCACCCGGATTATCCGGGTTCCAACAATGGCTCTGGACTGTTCCAAGTTTTGGTTGGGCTAAAAATGCGAGCCACTTATGAGCGCTTGACGGCTAGCAAATCCCCAGCGGTTGCCAAGGTCTAG
- a CDS encoding CHASE2 domain-containing protein has product MWLKLRQRIWKWRGVLITAPTVAGVIIAANSTGLFQLLEWVTHDQLVRLRPKEPIDPRITIVTIDESDLNKVGVGQVPDAVLARLIEKLKAQKPIAIGLDLYRNFPVAPGHQALVEVFKSTPNLIGVEKVVGETVPPPPTLSQLGQVGIADLVLDADGKVRRSLLTVEDQGKTQESLGTKLALIYLESKGVQLQVVDASKRHYRLGQAVFKPFTGNEAGYIRANSGGYQILLNYRGTQENFRTISMTDILENRIPRDWVRDASAGAFAGQVVLIGAAGQSSNDFFLTPYSSRLFTFLPSPKRSPKRMPGVVIHANLASQILSAALDGRPLIKSWTEPSEWLWILGWSFIGATVRWLLLEGNPFRNNVYHRWIILGIGILSPVGILLTLTYVTFLGGWWIPVISPLLALIGSTVAVAGYQRLELQREKADLELILETTTEHYDTMTCELQNQAEEAARESERRLAQFLEGVSVGVAVIDAKGNPYFANQKAQELLGKGVVADTSVEQLAEVYQYFVAGSEQVYPVENLPIVRALRGEHTTADDIEIHRGDKSIPIEAWGTPIYDESGHVAYAIVAFQDITERKRAEEALKQAEEKYRSIFENALEGIFQMTPDGLYLSANPALAQIFGYDSPEELISTLTEIEHQLYVEPHRCTKFMTLMQQNGSVSGFEFQAYRKDGSLIWARQNARAVHNANGLLLYYQGFVEDITERKRSEAERIKFINQLYQLNQANERFVPRQFLQLLNKDSIIDVQLGDQVQLNMSVLFADIRNFTTLSEKMTPEENFRFINAYLSQMEPAILENNGFIDKYIGDAIMALFSGSADDAVRAGIDMLHRLAEYNTTRNRPERLPIQIGIGINTGSLMLGTVGGPNRMDSTVISDAVNLASRMEGLTKEYGVSMLISHHTFRNLHHPVMYAFRVIDRVQVKGKSEMVSVFEIFEADPPELRESKLLTKSTFEQGLFLYTRQALWEAAQMFQACLELAPEDKVAQIYLKRCQPRAIAALAE; this is encoded by the coding sequence ATGTGGCTGAAGCTCAGGCAGCGAATTTGGAAATGGCGTGGGGTATTGATTACCGCCCCTACTGTAGCAGGAGTCATCATTGCTGCGAACTCGACAGGACTATTTCAACTTTTAGAATGGGTAACTCACGATCAATTGGTGCGTCTGCGTCCCAAGGAGCCAATTGACCCGCGCATTACTATTGTTACCATCGATGAATCAGATCTCAATAAAGTTGGCGTCGGGCAAGTGCCTGATGCGGTTCTGGCTCGATTAATTGAGAAACTCAAAGCACAAAAGCCGATCGCCATTGGTTTAGATCTGTATCGAAATTTCCCCGTGGCACCCGGTCATCAGGCATTAGTTGAAGTATTTAAGTCCACTCCCAACCTGATTGGCGTTGAGAAAGTAGTTGGGGAGACGGTTCCACCTCCGCCCACTTTAAGCCAGCTTGGTCAAGTTGGGATTGCAGATTTAGTGTTAGATGCCGATGGCAAGGTGCGTCGAAGCTTATTAACGGTTGAGGATCAGGGTAAAACTCAAGAAAGCTTAGGAACCAAGCTGGCTTTAATCTATCTGGAAAGCAAAGGGGTTCAGCTCCAAGTCGTTGATGCCAGCAAGCGGCATTATCGGTTAGGGCAAGCTGTATTTAAGCCTTTTACGGGAAATGAGGCCGGCTATATCCGTGCGAATTCCGGTGGCTACCAAATTTTGTTGAACTATCGCGGCACCCAAGAAAACTTCCGTACTATTTCGATGACGGATATTCTAGAAAACCGGATACCACGAGACTGGGTGCGCGATGCCTCGGCGGGTGCTTTCGCCGGACAAGTTGTGCTGATTGGGGCCGCAGGACAAAGTTCCAACGACTTTTTTTTGACTCCCTACAGTAGCCGATTGTTCACCTTTTTACCCAGCCCAAAACGCAGCCCGAAACGAATGCCTGGTGTCGTGATTCATGCCAATTTAGCCAGCCAGATCTTGAGTGCCGCTTTAGATGGGCGACCGTTGATTAAGAGTTGGACAGAACCCAGCGAGTGGTTGTGGATTTTAGGCTGGTCGTTCATCGGTGCCACAGTCCGTTGGCTGTTACTTGAGGGAAACCCATTTAGAAATAATGTCTATCATCGCTGGATCATCCTGGGCATTGGCATTCTATCGCCCGTCGGTATTCTGTTGACACTTACCTATGTAACCTTTTTAGGCGGTTGGTGGATACCTGTAATCTCTCCGTTACTGGCTTTGATTGGGTCTACCGTTGCCGTTGCAGGTTACCAGCGCCTGGAATTGCAGCGGGAAAAAGCTGACCTGGAACTGATATTGGAGACGACTACCGAGCACTACGATACCATGACCTGTGAGCTGCAAAACCAGGCAGAGGAAGCTGCCAGAGAAAGTGAGAGAAGGCTAGCTCAATTCCTAGAAGGTGTTTCGGTCGGGGTGGCAGTAATTGATGCCAAAGGCAACCCTTATTTTGCCAATCAGAAGGCACAGGAATTACTGGGCAAAGGTGTAGTTGCGGATACGAGCGTTGAGCAATTGGCAGAGGTTTATCAATACTTTGTTGCGGGTAGTGAGCAAGTTTACCCGGTAGAAAATTTGCCCATTGTGCGGGCGTTGAGAGGCGAACATACTACCGCTGATGATATCGAAATCCACCGGGGAGATAAGAGTATTCCCATCGAAGCTTGGGGAACTCCGATTTATGATGAATCGGGTCATGTAGCTTATGCGATCGTCGCCTTTCAGGACATCACAGAACGCAAACGAGCAGAGGAAGCCCTAAAACAGGCAGAAGAGAAGTATCGCAGTATCTTTGAAAATGCACTGGAAGGCATCTTTCAGATGACACCTGATGGACTTTACCTCAGCGCTAATCCTGCCCTCGCGCAGATTTTTGGCTACGACTCCCCGGAAGAGTTGATATCAACTCTCACTGAGATTGAGCATCAACTTTATGTTGAGCCGCATCGTTGTACCAAATTCATGACCTTAATGCAACAAAACGGTTCGGTGTCTGGGTTCGAGTTTCAAGCTTATCGCAAAGATGGCAGCCTAATCTGGGCGAGACAGAATGCGCGTGCTGTACACAATGCCAATGGGTTACTGCTCTACTATCAGGGCTTTGTTGAAGACATTACCGAACGCAAACGATCAGAAGCAGAGCGGATTAAGTTTATTAATCAGCTCTATCAACTCAACCAAGCGAATGAACGCTTTGTGCCGCGTCAATTTCTCCAGTTATTGAACAAAGACAGCATTATTGATGTCCAATTAGGCGACCAGGTACAGCTAAACATGTCAGTTCTGTTTGCCGATATTCGTAACTTTACGACTCTGTCGGAAAAAATGACTCCGGAAGAAAATTTTCGATTTATCAATGCTTACTTGAGTCAAATGGAGCCTGCCATTCTGGAAAATAATGGCTTTATTGATAAATATATTGGGGATGCGATTATGGCGCTGTTTAGCGGCAGTGCCGATGACGCGGTTAGAGCTGGAATTGACATGTTACATCGGCTGGCTGAGTATAATACAACGAGGAATCGTCCAGAACGTCTACCGATCCAAATTGGTATTGGCATCAATACGGGTTCTTTGATGCTGGGAACTGTAGGCGGCCCTAACCGGATGGATAGCACGGTGATTAGTGATGCGGTTAATTTAGCCTCTCGTATGGAAGGGCTGACGAAAGAGTATGGGGTGTCGATGCTGATTTCTCACCATACGTTTAGGAATTTGCACCACCCTGTGATGTATGCTTTCCGCGTGATTGATCGGGTTCAGGTGAAAGGCAAATCAGAAATGGTGTCCGTCTTTGAAATCTTTGAGGCTGATCCACCTGAACTCCGCGAGAGTAAGCTACTCACAAAATCCACCTTTGAACAGGGTTTATTTCTTTACACGAGACAGGCGTTGTGGGAGGCGGCACAAATGTTTCAAGCTTGTTTGGAACTTGCCCCTGAGGATAAAGTGGCTCAAATCTATCTGAAGCGCTGTCAGCCTAGGGCGATCGCCGCTCTTGCTGAGTAA
- a CDS encoding S8 family serine peptidase encodes MSRQNQPEFPSKVYAEAVVRSASGASLLRSSSLVTSENVVQFQAEPNLVTLAVKRLQAAGFEILDVGKALISIAAEREVYERSFQTRLEAIERPVIKEMGEPSTATFINSVDDKPFGEIDTSDTIWNEVLDGIAINEPIYYSQRPSPAIAPPATTTKYLNVPDDVAQGLNATPVHQQGITGKGVRVVMIDSGWYPHPFFRHHNYKVNVVLSPGAIDPERDNSGHGTGESANVFAIAPEAELTMIKFDVALEGKLTNVTSVAAFKRAIEQRPDIISCSWGSDQRSSRLSPQDKVLAAVIARAVREGIVVIFAAGNGSWGFPAQHPDAIAVGGVYKHLDGSLKGRLEASNYASSFISPVYPRRQVPDLCGLVGQLPDGAYIMLPIPPDGLRDRVLSVVGDGTLPSDGWAAFSGTSAAAPQIAGICALMKQVDPSLSPARVKQILQQTARDVVEGFSNPGTGGHRAREGLDLATGYGLADAYEAVEAVKAFTNENCCVDCASSERTAQNLSNIYLTSKVRKPMSSEFPRLQKKLDELLWQFEKQLQATIDECGLEDVELRISEANFIPRSPVTKSAYYLREILDDCLDNSGKIIQADQIDEEHIAAAEGLLKLGKYQGSAIEVLTQVLRRRLDETTRDNLVSRTLSLKKEAEATQKQLKNLRKLASDALSKCSSEIVMFDNNSKSDFNYRDFSDEYCHPQRKVFCKWDTKNKKEICGHTPCQPN; translated from the coding sequence ATGAGTAGGCAGAATCAGCCAGAGTTCCCCTCTAAGGTTTACGCTGAGGCTGTTGTCCGTTCAGCGAGTGGGGCATCGTTGTTGCGCTCTTCAAGTCTCGTCACTAGCGAGAACGTGGTTCAATTTCAGGCAGAACCGAACCTAGTCACATTAGCAGTTAAACGCTTACAGGCAGCAGGATTTGAAATTTTAGATGTAGGAAAAGCGTTGATCAGCATTGCTGCCGAGCGAGAGGTTTATGAGCGATCGTTTCAGACAAGATTGGAGGCAATTGAGCGCCCTGTAATCAAAGAAATGGGTGAGCCAAGTACGGCAACATTTATCAATTCAGTTGATGACAAACCCTTTGGAGAGATTGATACCTCTGACACGATTTGGAATGAGGTATTAGATGGTATTGCGATTAACGAACCGATTTACTACTCTCAACGCCCTAGTCCTGCAATAGCTCCACCAGCAACAACGACGAAATATCTGAATGTGCCAGATGATGTTGCTCAAGGGTTAAATGCAACCCCGGTTCACCAACAAGGCATCACAGGTAAGGGTGTTAGGGTCGTCATGATTGACTCTGGGTGGTATCCCCATCCATTTTTTAGACACCATAACTACAAAGTAAATGTTGTTCTCAGCCCTGGTGCAATTGATCCGGAACGAGATAATAGTGGTCATGGAACAGGAGAATCTGCAAATGTTTTTGCGATTGCTCCTGAGGCTGAGCTAACCATGATTAAGTTTGACGTGGCACTAGAAGGTAAACTCACGAACGTTACCTCGGTTGCTGCCTTCAAACGAGCGATTGAGCAACGACCTGATATTATTTCTTGCAGTTGGGGATCGGATCAGAGAAGCTCTCGACTTTCTCCTCAAGACAAAGTCTTAGCGGCTGTGATTGCTCGTGCAGTTCGTGAGGGGATTGTCGTTATTTTTGCGGCTGGCAATGGAAGCTGGGGTTTTCCAGCCCAACATCCAGATGCGATCGCAGTCGGGGGTGTTTACAAGCATTTGGATGGGTCGTTAAAAGGTCGTTTGGAAGCCAGCAATTACGCTAGCAGTTTTATCAGTCCTGTGTATCCGCGACGCCAAGTTCCAGATTTGTGTGGTTTGGTTGGGCAGCTTCCTGATGGGGCTTATATCATGTTGCCGATTCCTCCCGATGGTTTGCGCGATCGGGTGCTATCTGTTGTGGGTGATGGCACACTGCCCTCAGATGGATGGGCTGCATTTAGTGGTACTTCAGCCGCCGCACCTCAGATAGCTGGAATCTGTGCTTTGATGAAACAGGTCGATCCGAGCTTGTCTCCTGCGAGGGTAAAGCAAATTTTGCAGCAAACGGCTCGTGATGTGGTTGAAGGGTTTAGCAATCCAGGTACAGGGGGGCATCGAGCACGGGAAGGACTCGACCTAGCAACGGGTTATGGGTTAGCGGATGCGTATGAAGCGGTAGAGGCTGTTAAGGCATTCACTAACGAAAATTGTTGCGTTGATTGTGCATCTTCAGAGCGAACAGCTCAAAATCTTTCAAACATTTATCTAACATCAAAAGTGAGAAAACCGATGTCTTCTGAATTCCCTAGACTTCAAAAGAAACTCGATGAACTGCTTTGGCAATTTGAAAAGCAATTACAAGCAACAATTGATGAATGTGGATTAGAGGATGTTGAACTAAGAATCAGTGAGGCTAACTTCATCCCTCGTTCACCAGTCACCAAGTCTGCCTATTATTTACGGGAAATTTTAGATGATTGTTTAGATAACTCAGGAAAAATTATTCAAGCTGACCAAATTGACGAGGAACATATAGCTGCGGCTGAAGGACTTCTCAAGCTGGGTAAGTATCAAGGATCAGCCATCGAGGTCTTGACTCAAGTTTTACGACGAAGACTTGATGAAACGACCAGGGACAATCTAGTATCAAGAACATTATCACTCAAAAAAGAAGCTGAAGCAACACAAAAACAGCTTAAGAATCTTAGAAAACTAGCTTCTGATGCTTTATCGAAGTGCAGCTCTGAAATTGTTATGTTTGATAATAATAGTAAAAGTGATTTCAATTATAGGGATTTTAGCGATGAATATTGTCATCCGCAAAGAAAAGTTTTTTGTAAATGGGATACAAAAAACAAAAAAGAAATTTGCGGACATACCCCTTGTCAACCTAATTGA